A part of Carettochelys insculpta isolate YL-2023 chromosome 1, ASM3395843v1, whole genome shotgun sequence genomic DNA contains:
- the SYPL1 gene encoding synaptophysin-like protein 1 — MTGLQLNFSPLLEPLGFVKVLEWIFSIFVFATCGGYKGTTTVLVSCKGLVNKTVTATFAYPFRLNTVMFSAPDPTRCGGTWSDYHLVGNFSSSAQFFVTFAVLVFLYCIAALVVYVGYMHLYQSTGKIPLIDLVITVMAAFLWLVSTSAWAKALTDIKISTGPSIVQEIASCKLPGSTCFFGSVTSMGTLNVSVVFGLLNMILWGGNAWFVYKETSLHIPSKSTPQGSRIYPPAAGI; from the exons ATGACTGGCCTTCAGCTCAACTTCAGCCCGCTGCTGGAGCCTCTTGGCTTTGTGAAGGTCCTTGAGTGG attttttccatctttgtGTTTGCCACTTGTGGAGGTTATAAAGGTACAACTACAGTTTTAGTTTCTTGTAAAGGTCTTGTGAACAAAACAGTAACAGCTACTTTTGCTTATCCATTCAG GCTGAATACAGTTATGTTTAGTGCACCAGATCCAACAAGATGTGGTGGCACTTGGAGTGACTACCACCTTGTGGGCAacttctcctcttctgcacagttCTTTGTTACCTTTGCTGTCTTGGTATTCCTTTACTGCATTGCTGCCCTTGTTGTATATGTTGGGTACATGCACCTGTATCAGAGCACTGGTAAAATCCCATTGATT GACTTGGTTATTACTgtcatggctgcttttttgtggcTGGTCAGCACTTCAGCCTGGGCTAAGGCACTTACTGACATAAAAATATCTACTGGTCCCAGCATTGTTCAGGAAATTGCATCTTGCAAATTACCAGGATCGACTTGTTTTTTTGGCTCTGTTACCAGCATGGGAACTCTGAATGTGTCTGTG GTTTTTGGATTACTCAACATGATTCTGTGGGGAGGAAATGCTTGGTTTGTATACAAGGAGACCAGCTTGCACATCCCATCAAAATCAACTCCCCAGGGCTCAAGAATCTATCCACCTGCAGCAGGAATATAA